A stretch of the Lactuca sativa cultivar Salinas chromosome 9, Lsat_Salinas_v11, whole genome shotgun sequence genome encodes the following:
- the LOC111914663 gene encoding uncharacterized protein LOC111914663, whose protein sequence is MGVQELMLLAMLLFSFCSPASFSPVNTHENMRDHKPIDKNDSIIGGGGGSRMVNESKYTTAVRAARGGGRAGAGGSGGALIPVYAGGTAGQNRIHKGAAPCREGGFPVLIATSAYLLLHICKN, encoded by the exons ATGGGTGTTCAAGAGCTGATGCTATTAGCCATGCTTCTTTTCTCCTTCTGCTCTCCTGCATCGTTTTCTCCAG TAAATACACATGAAAACATGAGAGATCATAAGCCAATAGACAAAAACGATTCTATTattggtggtggaggtggcagTAGAATGGTAAACGAAAGCAAGTATACAACTGCTGTGAGAGCTGCTCGAGGTGGCGGGAGGGCGGGAGCGGGAGGAAGCGGTGGTGCGCTCATACCTGTATATGCAGGTGGAACAGCTGGTCAAAACAGAATCCACAAAGGTGCTGCACCATGCAGGGAAGGGGGATTTCCAGTTCTCATAGCCACGTCAGCATATCTTTTATTGCATATATGCAAGAACTGA